The following proteins are co-located in the Streptomyces sp. NBC_00435 genome:
- a CDS encoding dienelactone hydrolase family protein: protein MTTAREVVRTSVEIVTGDGTADAYLARPEGEGPYPGVLLYMNALGIRPHIKSMADRIAAAGYVVLLPNLFYRHGRAPVFELPEFVDFGRQPELFERVGPVLDSLTPELAMRDAGAYLERLAGIPGVAPGPAAITGYCMGARLALLTAGTYPERVVAAAGFHGGFLATDTADSPHLLAHRITAELYFGHADQDPTLPAEEIDRLGKALSAAGVRHRAEVYGGARHGYTLADTSSYDAASDERHWAALFALLERTF, encoded by the coding sequence ATGACGACCGCACGCGAGGTAGTCCGCACATCCGTGGAGATCGTCACGGGGGACGGTACCGCCGACGCCTATCTGGCCCGGCCCGAGGGCGAAGGCCCCTATCCCGGAGTGCTGTTGTACATGAACGCCCTCGGCATCCGTCCGCACATCAAGTCGATGGCGGACCGGATCGCCGCGGCCGGATACGTGGTCCTGCTGCCGAACCTCTTCTACCGCCACGGGCGCGCACCGGTGTTCGAACTCCCCGAGTTCGTGGACTTCGGGCGGCAGCCGGAGCTCTTCGAACGGGTCGGCCCGGTCCTCGACTCCCTGACCCCCGAGCTCGCGATGCGGGACGCCGGGGCGTACCTGGAGCGCCTCGCCGGAATCCCGGGGGTGGCCCCCGGGCCGGCGGCGATCACCGGGTACTGCATGGGTGCCCGGCTGGCGCTGCTGACCGCGGGCACGTACCCCGAGCGGGTGGTGGCGGCGGCCGGGTTCCACGGGGGATTCCTGGCGACCGACACGGCGGACAGTCCGCACCTGCTGGCCCACCGGATCACGGCCGAGCTGTACTTCGGGCACGCCGACCAGGACCCGACGCTGCCCGCCGAGGAGATCGACCGACTGGGGAAGGCCCTGTCGGCGGCGGGCGTCCGCCATCGGGCCGAGGTGTACGGGGGCGCGCGGCACGGCTACACGCTGGCCGATACGAGCTCCTACGACGCCGCCTCGGACGAACGGCACTGGGCGGCACTGTTCGCGCTGCTCGAACGGACCTTCTGA